From a region of the Euwallacea similis isolate ESF13 chromosome 19, ESF131.1, whole genome shotgun sequence genome:
- the LOC136415288 gene encoding uncharacterized protein, whose product MGQAIGTWDSLLIHLIYKKVDDEARKSWSKRTLTTLGKRTFDDFTSTLETQCKYLQTDYIEKRSIALNQREQASHRGGKGTIERAVLLTTTMNSCPEFKGNHPIYMCKKFREREVQERIERIKELKLCFNCLRSDHQSKTCLAGTCKKCSRRHNTLLHVNKPNSELKDTSNEPTMTSERPNNSTVLTVQSSDNSSTHVILGTAIVQVHDHEGVIHECRALLDSGSQIHFITQELCNKLRLFKTSTDTTISGIHQATINLNYKALLKLQSRTTSFKATITCLITPKITDSLPNSEINRRSIKIPSGIELADPLFDDSRPIDLLIGAGLFWDLLCVGQIKTGRDQLLLQKTKLGWIVTGSIPQQSQSLRDRAACHMTTNAQLHQQVERFWAVEECTQRSGASPLNPSDPCEQLFRSSTSQDSNGRFIVNFPFNDKKDQLGKSYHMAVKRLKSMERKFKSNATLRIEYVKFMKEYEELGHMSRLSQTRVEEVSHAFYLPHHAVIKEQSTTTKLRVVFDGSAMSTSGLSLNDVQHTGYEVQDELFSILLRFRKHKYIVAADAKQMYRQIWVEKQDRAYQRILWRPNDTLPIEVFELNTVTYGTRPGAYLAKRCLRQIGEENKEVYLDACKVIINDFSVDDLLTGANSVDAAKELSQGLTQLLRTRGFELRKWASNDARILKDISTDERVIEPNKDSKTLGLKWKTSTDELLITISPQEERKITKRSILSQIAQIFDPLGLIAPIIVQGKIILQRIWQLQLEWDESLPQDLYMIWKEFQQGLIHLYSIQIPRRVLGDQTIRVELHGFSDASERAFGACIYLRSTDKEQKHTVRLLCAKSRVAPLKKMSIPRLELSAALLLAQLVSKTTQALKTKIDDQYFWSDSMIALAWIKGQSNRWKNFVANRIGEIQRLTNNNWAHVTSENNPADLVSRGADPIQLSNSALWWHGPWWLSQDNTSWPCKDIQVEDDANQERHVVPMIALTNVIHPFNSFNKFSSWPRLVRVLAYCLRFIHTTRNKDKDIKSSALSTYEIQRAQRCIIKIAQQEWFSEELKRLKAVQPVAKSSRLSSLNSFIDTNGILRVGGRLQKAPIEFDHKHPIILPPNHRLTWLIIEYEHKRLLHAGYQAVISSLRTRYWPLSAKMMVRKIVKKCVTCIRLQGTTTQYIMGHLPSSRITPTRPFLISGVDYAGPLYLKERGRSRVTIKAYMCIFICFTTKAVHIELAHDLTTDAFLNCLRRFISRRGRCQKLYSDNGLNFVGARNQLNELGALLQSKGFRDKVGEYTTNEQIVWRLNPSYSLHFGGLWESAVRSTKFHLKRVVSETRLTYEETYTILTQIEACLNSRPLSPLSDDPNDLTPLTPAHFLIGESLTALPEANVSEIPINRLDRYQHLQYMVQHFWRRWQQEYLHQLQQRNKWTHGSPCQLKPGSMVIIKDDNSPPTRWRLGRITQLHMGTDNIARVVSLRTSDGIITRPVVKLIPLLIDPEDSSSKVTRSITAASSEQ is encoded by the coding sequence ATGGGGCAAGCAATAGGCACATGGGATTCGTTGCTCATCCACTTAATTTACAAGAAAGTAGACGATGAAGCCCGAAAGAGTTGGAGTAAACGTACATTGACTACCTTAGGCAAACGCACATTCGACGATTTTACTTCCACCCTAGAAACCCAGTGCAAATATCTACAAACAGATTACATCGAGAAGAGATCGATCGCACTGAATCAACGAGAGCAAGCCAGTCATAGAGGTGGAAAGGGGACAATCGAACGCGCTGTATTATTAACCACAACCATGAACTCATGCCCAGAATTTAAGGGAAACCACCCCATCTACATGTGTAAAAAATTCAGAGAGAGAGAAGTACAAGAACGAATTGAGCGCATTAAGGAGTTGAAGTTATGTTTCAACTGCCTGAGATCGGATCATCAAAGCAAAACATGCCTAGCGGGTACGTGTAAGAAATGCAGTCGCCGACACAATACCTTATTACACGTCAATAAGCCCAACAGTGAACTAAAGGACACATCCAATGAGCCTACCATGACATCTGAGAGACCTAATAACTCCACTGTATTAACCGTTCAGTCATCGGACAACTCTTCAACACATGTGATTCTTGGTACTGCTATTGTACAAGTACATGATCACGAGGGAGTGATTCATGAATGCCGAGCATTATTGGACTCAGGATCACAGATCCATTTCATCACGCAAGAGCTATGCAACAAGTTAAGGTTGTTCAAAACAAGTACGGATACGACGATTTCCGGAATACATCAAGCGACAATCAATTTGAACTATAAGgcattattaaaactacaatcACGTACTACAAGTTTTAAAGCAACAATTACTTGCCTAATCACCCCGAAAATAACAGACAGCTTGCCTAATAGTGAGATAAACAGGAGAAGCATAAAGATACCATCTGGAATTGAGTTAGCTGATCCCTTATTTGACGACAGTCGACCCATTGACCTTCTCATAGGTGCTGGATTGTTTTGGGATTTGCTATGTGTTGGTCAAATAAAAACTGGCAGGGACCAACTCCTGTTACAAAAGACGAAACTAGGTTGGATTGTCACAGGAAGCATTCCACAGCAATCACAATCGTTACGTGACAGGGCGGCATGTCATATGACAACAAACGCACAATTACACCAACAGGTAGAGAGATTCTGGGCAGTTGAGGAGTGTACGCAACGCAGTGGAGCCTCACCATTAAACCCTTCTGATCCATGCGAGCAGTTGTTCAGATCTTCAACATCTCAAGATTCAAATGGcagatttattgttaattttccatTCAACGACAAAAAGGATCAATTAGGCAAATCATATCATATGGCAGTAAAACGCTTGAAATCAATGGAAAGGAAATTCAAGTCTAATGCTACTCTACGTATTGAATATGTCAAGTTCATGAAAGAATACGAAGAGCTTGGGCATATGTCGAGGTTATCGCAAACACGAGTGGAAGAGGTGAGCCATGCATTCTATCTTCCACATCATGCAGTCATCAAGGAACAAAGTACGACTACCAAACTTCGAGTCGTATTTGACGGTTCGGCAATGAGCACTTCCGGTCTGTCATTAAACGATGTCCAACATACCGGATATGAGGTACAAGATGAACTATTTTCGATATTATTGCGATTCAGGAAGCATAAATACATTGTTGCAGCCGATGCAAAACAAATGTACCGACAAATATGGGTGGAAAAGCAAGACAGAGCTTATCAACGAATTTTATGGCGCCCCAATGACACACTACCTATAGAAGTATTTGAGTTGAATACAGTTACTTACGGCACGAGGCCTGGGGCATACTTGGCAAAACGATGTCTCAGACAAATTGGTGAAGAAAACAAGGAAGTATATCTCGATGCATGTAAGGTCATCATCAATGACTTTTCTGTAGATGACTTACTTACTGGCGCAAACAGCGTCGACGCTGCTAAGGAATTAAGCCAAGGATTAACGCAATTATTAAGAACAAGAGGATTTGAATTACGCAAATGGGCGTCCAATGATGCACGGATATTAAAGGATATATCAACAGATGAACGAGTGATAGAACCCAACAAGGATTCTAAAACTTTAGGATTGAAATGGAAAACGAGCACTGACGAATTATTGATCACAATAAGCCCGCAAGAAGAGagaaaaataaccaaaagGTCAATATTATCACAAATCGCTCAGATATTTGACCCATTGGGGCTTATTGCCCCCATCATCGTTCAAGGGAAGATTATTCTACAACGCATATGGCAATTGCAACTCGAGTGGGATGAATCCTTGCCCCAAGATCTATACATGATTTGGAAGGAGTTTCAGCAAGGACTTATACATCTATACAGCATTCAAATACCTCGCCGAGTGCTGGGCGACCAAACCATACGAGTAGAACTCCACGGTTTCAGCGATGCATCTGAAAGGGCATTTGGAGCATGTATCTACTTAAGATCGACGGATAAAGAACAGAAGCACACAGTCCGACTGCTTTGTGCGAAATCAAGAGTTGCGCCACTAAAGAAGATGTCCATACCTAGGTTGGAACTATCGGCGGCCTTATTACTAGCTCAATTGGTCAGTAAAACAACGCAagctttaaaaacaaagatCGATGATCAATATTTTTGGAGTGATTCGATGATTGCGTTAGCATGGATTAAGGGCCAATCAAATAGATGGAAGAACTTTGTAGCTAATCGTATTGGAGAAATACAACGATTAACTAACAACAATTGGGCACACGTCACTTCCGAAAACAATCCAGCCGATTTGGTCTCACGTGGTGCGGATCCGATACAGTTGTCCAATTCAGCATTGTGGTGGCATGGTCCTTGGTGGTTATCTCAAGATAATACATCATGGCCATGCAAGGATATACAAGTAGAAGACGACGCAAATCAGGAAAGGCATGTGGTACCTATGATCGCTCTCACCAATGTGATTCATCCCTTCAATTCGTTTAACAAATTCTCATCATGGCCACGATTAGTTCGTGTGCTAGCATACTGTTTAAGGTTTATACACACAACGCGTAATAAGGACAAGGATATAAAATCATCAGCATTGAGCACCTATGAAATACAACGGGCGCAAAGGTGTATCATTAAAATTGCTCAACAGGAGTGGTTCAGTGAAGAGTTGAAACGTTTGAAGGCAGTTCAACCAGTGGCAAAATCCAGCCGACTATCATCGTTGAATTCCTTTATTGATACCAACGGTATACTCAGGGTTGGTGGCCGTCTTCAAAAGGCGCCCATCGAATTCGATCATAAGCATCCTATTATATTACCGCCAAATCATAGGTTGACATGGCTAATAATAGAATATGAGCACAAAAGGCTGTTGCATGCTGGTTATCAAGCAGTGATATCATCATTGCGCACAAGATATTGGCCATTGTCAGCTAAGATGATGGTAcgtaaaattgtgaaaaaatgcGTCACGTGCATTCGATTACAAGGCACCACTACCCAATATATCATGGGCCATTTGCCGTCATCGCGCATTACCCCCACTCGTCCGTTTCTTATTAGCGGTGTAGATTATGCTGGACCCCTGTACTTAAAGGAAAGGGGTCGCAGTCGTGTCACTATCAAGGCATACATGtgcatttttatatgcttCACTACCAAAGCTGTGCACATCGAGTTAGCACATGATCTTACGACAGACGCGTTCCTGAATTGCTTACGACGATTCATTTCACGTCGTGGTCGTTGTCAAAAGTTATATTCAGATAACGGGTTAAACTTTGTAGGAGCTCGTAATCAGTTGAACGAATTAGGAGCCTTGTTACAGAGCAAGGGGTTTCGCGATAAGGTAGGGGAATATACAACAAATGAACAGATCGTTTGGCGCTTAAATCCGTCATATTCACTTCATTTTGGCGGATTGTGGGAAAGCGCAGTCAGGTCCactaaatttcatttgaaacgCGTGGTTAGTGAAACTAGGTTAACTTATGAAGAAACATACACCATACTAACACAAATCGAGGCTTGCTTGAATTCCCGTCCATTATCACCCCTATCTGATGATCCAAATGATTTAACTCCTCTAACTCCCGCACACTTTCTCATTGGAGAATCCCTAACGGCCTTACCTGAAGCTAACGTTAGTGAAATACCGATCAATCGCTTGGACAGATATCAACACTTGCAATACAtggttcaacatttttggcgACGATGGCAGCAGGAATATCTTCATCAACTACAACAACGCAACAAATGGACTCATGGCTCACCGTGCCAATTGAAACCAGGATCCATGGTCATTATTAAGGACGATAATTCACCTCCTACGCGATGGCGTTTGGGGAGAATAACTCAGCTGCATATGGGCACTGACAACATAGCGCGAGTTGTGTCGCTAAGGACTTCGGATGGCATAATAACTAGACCGGTGGTAAAACTTATACCGCTACTCATCGACCCTGAAGACTCTTCCTCTAAGGTAACCCGATCAATAACAGCAGCATCAAGTGAGCAGTAA